From one Populus alba chromosome 17, ASM523922v2, whole genome shotgun sequence genomic stretch:
- the LOC118048702 gene encoding uncharacterized protein isoform X2, whose translation MLNNGGDRASDERKLPGQSNGGEVCTQKRKERDLDKNSISGDKKTAGQFSGYNGQKLIQNSNLSHQPKESIQNSNLSHQPKESKFVQQLGKRAREEDRKQFFEKFTDTDAKRDEGMVRPVAKAPGNWVEGKEKNKRDDDRTVDGQGIRDETRFTASAQSISGTFKAKIDGMPRSLEKENEKKMEGKDKTKQKESQDKRKNKEKKSKEKDKVRDKEKKKEEKAKEKSEHKMKEPVKLKESNMFDLVGDHTVKSSHLLKESTNSVVGDIKIKKRKDSDTNGLLHADDIKPNKLPRPTSLPVSAENGRMLGTCKIPTAVIQGRQEAVNSDKVDSKEQKINGLIEALAPPITSSTHPLSVSLTKSLTKPSHSTAQTDQIAEVSRKQPHPDSKYLLEVLTVPKMEELPDFEDQQWLFQSTNVPSKKLQVGFSGIDETQQVWSEALQIGSADVYALPYVIPY comes from the exons ATGCTTAACAATGGAGGAGACAGAGCCTCAGATGAAAGGAAACTTCCTGGGCAATCTAATGGTGGAGAGGTGTGCACTCAGAAGAGGAAGGAAAGGGATCTGGATAAAAATAGTATCTCTGGTGACAAAAAAACTGCTGGACAGTTTTCAGGTTATAACGGTCAGAAGCTCATTCAAAACAGCAATTTGTCTCACCAACCTAAGGAGTCCATTCAAAACAGTAATTTGTCTCACCAACCTAAGGAGTCCAAATTTGTACAACAGCTGGGCAAGAGGGCCAGAGAGGAAGACAGAAAGCAGTTCTTTGAGAAGTTCACTGATACAGATGCAAAAAGAGATGAGGGAATGGTTAGACCGGTGGCAAAGGCCCCTGGCAATTGGgttgaaggaaaagaaaagaacaagagaGATGATGATAGAACAGTGGATGGGCAAGGAATCAGGGATGAGACAAGATTTACTGCAAGTGCTCAGAGCATTTCTGGAACATTCAAGGCTAAAATTGATGGAATGCCAAGATCACtggagaaagaaaatgagaagaagatGGAAGGGAAAGATAAGACCAAACAAAAGGAAAGCCAGGATAAAcgtaaaaataaagagaaaaaaagcaaagagaagGATAAAGTCAGggataaagagaagaaaaaagaggagaaagctAAGGAGAAAAGCGAGCATAAGATGAAAGAGCCAGTTAAATTGAAGGAAAGCAATATGTTTGACCTTGTAGGTGACCATACTGTAAAAAGCTCACATCTTCTCAAGGAGAGCACTAATAGTGTTGTTGGTGATATAAAGATCAAGAAACGAAAGGACTCTGACACAAATGGACTTTTGCATG CTGATGATATTAAGCCTAATAAGTTGCCAAGGCCTACTTCCTTGCCTGTATCAGCTGAGAATGGAAGAATGTTGGGAACTTGCAAAATTCCCACCGCAGTTATACAAGGTAGGCAGGAGGCTGTCAATAGCGATAAGGTGGATAGTAAAGAACAGAAGATAAATGGTTTGATAGAAGCTCTAGCTCCACCCATCACCTCATCGACCCATCCGCTATCAGTCTCTTTAACAAAGTCTTTAACAAAACCTTCACATTCAACTGCACAAACTGATCAAATAGCTGAAGTGTCTAGGAAACAACCCCATCCAGATTCCAAGTACCTTCTTGAGGTGCTTACAGTACCCAAAATGGAAGAGCTGCCGGATTTTGAGGACCAACAATGGCTTTTTCAGAGTACTAATGTCCCATCAAAGAAGCTCCAGGTTGGGTTTTCAGGGATTGACGAGACACAACAGGTTTGGTCAGAAGCTCTGCAGATTGGGTCGGCTGATGTTTATGCACTGCCATACGTTATTCCCTATTGA
- the LOC118048702 gene encoding uncharacterized protein isoform X1 encodes MSRCFPFPPPGYEKKARSDDFDLLKKEDKEKKNKEKKDKERRLDKEKKEKDRSDGKHRDKKDKKEKHREKKEKDRDKDKDKSSASDEKRLLGQAMLNNGGDRASDERKLPGQSNGGEVCTQKRKERDLDKNSISGDKKTAGQFSGYNGQKLIQNSNLSHQPKESIQNSNLSHQPKESKFVQQLGKRAREEDRKQFFEKFTDTDAKRDEGMVRPVAKAPGNWVEGKEKNKRDDDRTVDGQGIRDETRFTASAQSISGTFKAKIDGMPRSLEKENEKKMEGKDKTKQKESQDKRKNKEKKSKEKDKVRDKEKKKEEKAKEKSEHKMKEPVKLKESNMFDLVGDHTVKSSHLLKESTNSVVGDIKIKKRKDSDTNGLLHADDIKPNKLPRPTSLPVSAENGRMLGTCKIPTAVIQGRQEAVNSDKVDSKEQKINGLIEALAPPITSSTHPLSVSLTKSLTKPSHSTAQTDQIAEVSRKQPHPDSKYLLEVLTVPKMEELPDFEDQQWLFQSTNVPSKKLQVGFSGIDETQQVWSEALQIGSADVYALPYVIPY; translated from the exons ATGTCGCGTTGCTTTCCATTCCCACCACCAGGATATGAAAAGAAGGCCAGGAGTGATGATTTTGACCTACTAAAAAAG GAGgacaaagagaagaagaacaaggagaagaaagataaagaaaggagactagataaagaaaagaaggagaaagatAGGAGTGATGGAAAGCATAGGGATAAGAAAGACAAAAAGGAAAAgcatagagagaaaaaagagaaggataGAGACAAGGATAAAGACAAAAGTAGTGCCTCAGATGAAAAGAGACTTCTGGGGCAAGCTATGCTTAACAATGGAGGAGACAGAGCCTCAGATGAAAGGAAACTTCCTGGGCAATCTAATGGTGGAGAGGTGTGCACTCAGAAGAGGAAGGAAAGGGATCTGGATAAAAATAGTATCTCTGGTGACAAAAAAACTGCTGGACAGTTTTCAGGTTATAACGGTCAGAAGCTCATTCAAAACAGCAATTTGTCTCACCAACCTAAGGAGTCCATTCAAAACAGTAATTTGTCTCACCAACCTAAGGAGTCCAAATTTGTACAACAGCTGGGCAAGAGGGCCAGAGAGGAAGACAGAAAGCAGTTCTTTGAGAAGTTCACTGATACAGATGCAAAAAGAGATGAGGGAATGGTTAGACCGGTGGCAAAGGCCCCTGGCAATTGGgttgaaggaaaagaaaagaacaagagaGATGATGATAGAACAGTGGATGGGCAAGGAATCAGGGATGAGACAAGATTTACTGCAAGTGCTCAGAGCATTTCTGGAACATTCAAGGCTAAAATTGATGGAATGCCAAGATCACtggagaaagaaaatgagaagaagatGGAAGGGAAAGATAAGACCAAACAAAAGGAAAGCCAGGATAAAcgtaaaaataaagagaaaaaaagcaaagagaagGATAAAGTCAGggataaagagaagaaaaaagaggagaaagctAAGGAGAAAAGCGAGCATAAGATGAAAGAGCCAGTTAAATTGAAGGAAAGCAATATGTTTGACCTTGTAGGTGACCATACTGTAAAAAGCTCACATCTTCTCAAGGAGAGCACTAATAGTGTTGTTGGTGATATAAAGATCAAGAAACGAAAGGACTCTGACACAAATGGACTTTTGCATG CTGATGATATTAAGCCTAATAAGTTGCCAAGGCCTACTTCCTTGCCTGTATCAGCTGAGAATGGAAGAATGTTGGGAACTTGCAAAATTCCCACCGCAGTTATACAAGGTAGGCAGGAGGCTGTCAATAGCGATAAGGTGGATAGTAAAGAACAGAAGATAAATGGTTTGATAGAAGCTCTAGCTCCACCCATCACCTCATCGACCCATCCGCTATCAGTCTCTTTAACAAAGTCTTTAACAAAACCTTCACATTCAACTGCACAAACTGATCAAATAGCTGAAGTGTCTAGGAAACAACCCCATCCAGATTCCAAGTACCTTCTTGAGGTGCTTACAGTACCCAAAATGGAAGAGCTGCCGGATTTTGAGGACCAACAATGGCTTTTTCAGAGTACTAATGTCCCATCAAAGAAGCTCCAGGTTGGGTTTTCAGGGATTGACGAGACACAACAGGTTTGGTCAGAAGCTCTGCAGATTGGGTCGGCTGATGTTTATGCACTGCCATACGTTATTCCCTATTGA